From the Candidatus Nanopelagicales bacterium genome, the window TGCCACCTTCGTCGGTCCCGAGCGGTTCAGCAGAGCTCAGCGCTGGTTCTCCGACTGGCTCGACGAATGTGAGGTCGACGACCAGGCAAGCCTCACCGGCTCCGGCCCGCTTGCGTTCGCATCGTTCACCTTCGACGACGAGTCGCCCGGATCAGTCGTCGTCATTCCGCGGGTTCTGCTCGGAGTCAGGGATGGCGTGGCCTGGCGCACGGAGGTGACTCCCGCACAGGATGAGGTCAGATCCGACGACCAGGGCGACGCCCCTGTGCCTCGCTCGCGGTGCGAGCAGCCTCGCTGGCGAGACGAAACGGCCGCGACGGCGAACTGGTCGTCCTCCGTCGGCGAAGCGCTCAAACGCATTTCCGCCGGGGAGGTCGACAAGATAGTTCTCGCACGCGCGGTTCAGGCCGAGTTCGACGAACCACTTGACTTGCGCCCAGTCTTGACTCGATTGGCGGCCACGCAACCTGAGTGTTGGACCTTCCACGTCGAAGACCTCATCGGCGCGACGCCCGAACTGCTCATCCGGAGGTTCGGCGAGCAGGTAACGTCGCGCGTGCTCGCGGGGACAGTGCCTGGAAGTGGTTCAGCCGATGAGGATGAGCGCCATGCCCGCAGGTTGCGAGCCAGCCCGAAGAACCTGGCGGAACACGAATACGCAGTGCGCTCAGTCGCTCACGCTCTTTCGGTCCACTGCACGGACCTTGACGTGCCGACGGACCCGGCCGTGCTGCGATTGCCCAACGTCCAGCATCTGGCCACGGACGTCTCGGGGCGCTTGGCCGACGGGTCGACAGCCCTCGCGCTCGCCGCCCAGTTGCACCCCACCGCAGCGGTCTGCGGGACTCCAACTGAAAGGGCGATGGCGCTCATCGCGGAGTTGGAGGACATTCGTCGAGGCAGATACAGCGGGCCAGTTGGCTGGTTCGACGGGAACGGTGACGGCGAAATTGCCCTGGCGCTCCGTTGCGCGCAGTTCTCGTCTGACCGCCGCTCTGCTCGTTTGTTCGCCGGGTGCGGGCTCGTGGCGGATTCGCAGCCGGGAGCCGAACTCGCGGAGTCCGAAGCCAAACTCGACGCGATGCGGCAGGCCCTGATCGGCGACTGACGGCGGGCGGCCGGGGGGCACGCGGGCTGTGGCGGAAGCGAGCCGGCGCGGGATTTGGCTGTGTCCGGTTTGTCGGGTTGCTGGGCTGGATCGACCCGTAAGGGGGGTCCCCCTATCGGGCAGATCCCGGGGTGCGGTGTGCCGGGGGCGCGTGTCGTTGGGTGGGGTTGTCGGGGGGGTCGATTAGTATCGGACACATGTTCGATGGTGTTGGTTCTTCGCCTCTTGACCCGGCAGCCGGGTCGAGGGTTTTCGCCGCGCCTGTGGCCGACGCGTCGAGCC encodes:
- a CDS encoding isochorismate synthase codes for the protein MTIRRKVSSSITEPPADLLNAFPSCPTVAWVRRGQGLVGWGIAARATFVGPERFSRAQRWFSDWLDECEVDDQASLTGSGPLAFASFTFDDESPGSVVVIPRVLLGVRDGVAWRTEVTPAQDEVRSDDQGDAPVPRSRCEQPRWRDETAATANWSSSVGEALKRISAGEVDKIVLARAVQAEFDEPLDLRPVLTRLAATQPECWTFHVEDLIGATPELLIRRFGEQVTSRVLAGTVPGSGSADEDERHARRLRASPKNLAEHEYAVRSVAHALSVHCTDLDVPTDPAVLRLPNVQHLATDVSGRLADGSTALALAAQLHPTAAVCGTPTERAMALIAELEDIRRGRYSGPVGWFDGNGDGEIALALRCAQFSSDRRSARLFAGCGLVADSQPGAELAESEAKLDAMRQALIGD